In the genome of Nitrospira japonica, one region contains:
- a CDS encoding putative signal transducing protein — protein sequence MSLIRIAEPFTPGELVMLQSLLDGSGIEYVLRHANIGSLYPGIPALTSQVFVDERDVARAEHLLSRLRLELREVPQAAPDNG from the coding sequence ATGAGCCTTATTCGGATTGCGGAGCCTTTTACGCCGGGCGAGTTGGTGATGCTGCAGAGTTTGCTGGACGGAAGCGGTATCGAATACGTTCTTCGTCATGCGAACATCGGCAGTTTGTATCCCGGCATTCCAGCGCTTACGTCCCAAGTGTTCGTCGACGAGCGCGACGTCGCTCGGGCGGAGCACTTGCTGAGTCGCCTGAGATTGGAGCTTCGCGAGGTGCCTCAAGCTGCACCGGATAACGGCTAG
- a CDS encoding TenA family transcriptional regulator codes for MTKARFQEEILRIMDRKDHWAWPFFAKGAVPVDRLKRHFQQEYEVYVRDFPVLLARIHGHNPPPGVRRMLAENIYEEDTGGLSLGKSHPDLFLSMMSGLGYMERDFEDVRLLPAAKQYRAWLERASDNRAWLVGAAAMTVFVEGSVKDRKELAEPSKPKTAEEVESVIGEHALVKHYGLSPDCMDLIRAHQMVEAGHRHDAYDMVVNYAVTSAQQRAILSCLKKCLTLWHAYRDAVARACGLTKARS; via the coding sequence ATGACCAAAGCGAGATTTCAAGAGGAAATCCTCCGCATCATGGATCGAAAAGATCACTGGGCCTGGCCGTTTTTTGCCAAGGGAGCGGTTCCTGTCGACCGACTGAAGCGGCACTTTCAACAGGAGTACGAAGTGTACGTCCGGGATTTTCCCGTGTTGCTCGCGCGCATCCATGGACACAATCCCCCGCCCGGCGTCAGACGAATGTTGGCCGAAAATATTTACGAAGAAGATACCGGCGGTCTCTCGTTAGGCAAGTCGCATCCCGACTTGTTTCTGAGCATGATGAGCGGCCTCGGTTATATGGAACGGGATTTCGAAGATGTTCGCCTGCTTCCGGCGGCCAAACAGTATCGGGCATGGCTCGAACGGGCGTCGGACAATCGAGCCTGGCTGGTCGGAGCGGCCGCGATGACGGTGTTCGTCGAGGGAAGCGTCAAAGACCGAAAGGAACTTGCCGAGCCGTCGAAACCCAAGACCGCCGAGGAAGTGGAGTCGGTCATCGGCGAGCATGCTCTGGTCAAGCACTACGGGCTGTCGCCGGACTGCATGGACCTGATCCGTGCCCATCAAATGGTGGAAGCAGGGCATCGTCACGACGCCTACGATATGGTGGTCAATTACGCCGTGACAAGCGCCCAGCAGCGGGCGATTCTTTCCTGCCTCAAGAAATGTCTGACGCTCTGGCACGCCTATCGCGACGCGGTAGCCCGTGCGTGCGGCCTCACCAAAGCGCGGTCGTGA